The following proteins come from a genomic window of Sphingobium cloacae:
- a CDS encoding Arm DNA-binding domain-containing protein — protein MGRKRPGTGVEPLKSCIRVRFRWNGRLYRETLQLQPTSANIKAAERLMARVHQEIDLGVFDYESTFPKGDAKPDRNKYAGFKTYAKEWLATLVVEKSTMSDYVSAINNVWSPAFGERQLKSIKPSEIKKVIADRAKQVSGKTINNNVIPLRGIFEMALDDELIDRSPLERIKSQKHQKREPDPFDREETERILTYMHERYDEQVWNWYEFAFGTGMRPSEQIVVQWRDVDWKRQSIRVERARVRAVEKSTKTRTVRDVDLTPRMMAVLRRQKAHSFMRGLDSPIFINPVTNTPWPDVQDQRKLYFHPALRALGIRSRDAYQTRHTYATTALMGGVNPAYIARQLGHKSAAMLFRHYSKWIDHADYGREAAKLNQIYGS, from the coding sequence ATGGGTAGAAAACGGCCAGGGACTGGCGTCGAGCCGCTGAAAAGCTGCATTCGCGTCCGCTTCCGCTGGAACGGGCGGCTCTATCGCGAAACGCTCCAGCTCCAACCCACATCCGCTAACATCAAGGCGGCCGAGCGCTTGATGGCCCGTGTCCATCAGGAAATCGATCTCGGCGTCTTCGATTATGAAAGCACGTTTCCCAAGGGTGATGCCAAACCCGACCGGAACAAATACGCGGGCTTCAAGACTTATGCGAAAGAGTGGCTCGCAACGCTCGTAGTCGAGAAATCGACGATGTCCGACTATGTGTCGGCGATCAATAATGTCTGGTCGCCGGCTTTCGGTGAGCGGCAACTCAAGAGCATCAAGCCGAGCGAGATCAAGAAGGTCATCGCCGACCGGGCGAAGCAGGTCAGCGGCAAGACGATCAACAACAACGTCATTCCGCTGCGCGGCATCTTCGAGATGGCTCTCGACGACGAGCTGATCGACCGCTCGCCGCTGGAACGGATCAAGAGCCAGAAGCATCAGAAACGCGAGCCGGACCCGTTCGACCGGGAAGAGACCGAACGCATCCTCACCTATATGCACGAGCGTTACGACGAGCAGGTCTGGAACTGGTATGAGTTCGCCTTCGGGACCGGCATGCGTCCCAGCGAACAGATCGTCGTCCAGTGGCGCGACGTCGACTGGAAGCGCCAGTCCATCCGGGTCGAGCGTGCCCGCGTCCGGGCCGTGGAGAAATCGACCAAGACCAGGACCGTGCGCGACGTCGATCTTACTCCGCGAATGATGGCCGTGCTTAGACGCCAGAAGGCGCACAGCTTCATGCGGGGGCTCGATTCGCCGATCTTCATCAACCCGGTCACAAACACGCCGTGGCCGGACGTGCAGGATCAGCGGAAGCTCTATTTCCATCCCGCACTGCGTGCGCTCGGCATCCGCAGCCGTGATGCCTATCAAACGCGCCACACTTACGCGACGACGGCGCTGATGGGCGGGGTGAACCCGGCCTATATCGCCCGCCAGCTTGGCCACAAGAGCGCGGCAATGCTGTTCCGGCACTACTCGAAATGGATCGATCACGCGGACTATGGCCGCGAAGCAGCCAAGCTCAATCAGATCTACGGTTCCTGA
- a CDS encoding SapC family protein produces MASAPTGLPIFYNDLLPLSSADHADYRSRALDAAPFLKDQHAVPLTVDEFVAAQRFLPIIFSAGEDSVPLALMGLNEGVNIFLDEEGKLRGPAYVPAYVRRYPWMLAKLRPDSDELSLCFDPTSEALGAFEDGQPLFEEGKPSELTQGVLKFCEDFEQAAARTGQFVRELQELDLLMDGEVAIQVPGSDQPFIYRGFRMVNEEKLRDLRGDQLRKINQSGMLPLIHSHLFSLQLMREIFEAQVQQGKGPIAGADVPQAANA; encoded by the coding sequence ATGGCAAGCGCACCGACCGGCCTTCCCATCTTCTACAACGACCTGCTGCCGCTCAGCAGCGCGGATCATGCCGATTACCGCAGCCGCGCGCTGGACGCCGCGCCGTTCCTGAAGGACCAGCATGCGGTGCCGCTCACCGTCGACGAATTCGTCGCCGCCCAGCGTTTCCTGCCGATCATCTTCTCGGCGGGCGAGGATTCGGTGCCGCTGGCGCTGATGGGCCTCAACGAAGGGGTCAACATCTTCCTCGACGAGGAAGGCAAGCTGCGCGGCCCGGCTTATGTTCCCGCCTATGTCCGCCGCTATCCCTGGATGCTGGCCAAGCTGCGCCCGGACAGCGACGAGCTTTCGCTCTGCTTCGACCCCACCAGCGAGGCGCTGGGCGCGTTCGAGGACGGGCAGCCGCTGTTCGAGGAGGGCAAACCCTCCGAACTGACGCAGGGCGTGCTCAAATTCTGCGAGGATTTCGAGCAGGCGGCGGCGCGCACCGGCCAGTTCGTCCGCGAGCTTCAGGAACTGGACCTGTTGATGGACGGCGAAGTCGCCATCCAGGTGCCCGGCAGCGACCAGCCCTTCATCTATCGCGGCTTCCGCATGGTGAATGAGGAAAAGCTGCGCGACCTGCGCGGCGACCAGCTCCGCAAGATCAACCAGAGCGGCATGCTTCCGCTGATCCACTCCCACCTCTTCTCGCTGCAACTGATGCGCGAGATTTTCGAGGCGCAGGTCCAGCAGGGCAAGGGCCCGATCGCGGGCGCCGACGTGCCGCAGGCCGCGAACGCCTGA
- a CDS encoding FAD-binding oxidoreductase, which produces MTGQSIIDRFAALLGPRGVITDRDDIAPWLTDWRGRFHGAAAAILAPASTQEVAAAVALASELGVPLVPQGGNTSMVGGATPPADGSALILSLRRMNRIRSLSPDDDLAICEAGVILSHLHEAAEVVGRRFPLSLGAKGSATIGGLVSTNAGGTQVLRHGTMRALVAGIEAVLPDGSVFEGLDALKKDNRGYDLRQLLIGAEGTLGIVTAASLRLVPAIAARAVGWAGVRSPADALALLRLAEARLGDSVEGFEIIADDGLGHVLSHIPGARCPIATRAPWHVLIEVDHADMREPGPAERLEDALAQALERGIAVDAAVAANEAQAQAFWRIRESLSEAERAQGPALQYDISVPVARMPAFMVEAADAAERAFPGTTASSFGHLGDGNVHFHVRAPRGTADGPAWIARQGQAINAFVHDAVVAAGGSISAEHGIGQMKRAELGRLSSPARIAAMRAIKAALDPRGIMNPDKLIPRAGEG; this is translated from the coding sequence ATGACGGGACAAAGCATCATCGACCGTTTTGCCGCCCTGCTCGGCCCCAGGGGCGTCATCACGGACAGGGACGACATCGCCCCATGGCTCACCGACTGGCGGGGCCGGTTCCATGGCGCGGCGGCGGCGATCCTCGCGCCCGCCTCCACGCAGGAGGTCGCCGCGGCGGTGGCGCTGGCGTCGGAACTGGGCGTTCCGCTGGTGCCGCAGGGCGGGAACACGTCGATGGTGGGGGGCGCGACGCCGCCCGCCGACGGCAGCGCGCTGATCCTTTCGCTTCGCCGCATGAACCGCATCCGCAGCCTGTCGCCCGACGATGATCTGGCGATCTGCGAGGCGGGCGTGATCCTCTCCCACCTGCACGAAGCAGCCGAGGTGGTGGGCCGCCGCTTCCCGCTCAGCCTCGGCGCGAAGGGGTCGGCGACCATCGGCGGCCTCGTCTCCACCAATGCGGGGGGGACGCAGGTGCTGCGCCACGGCACCATGCGCGCGCTGGTGGCGGGGATCGAGGCGGTGTTGCCCGACGGCAGCGTCTTCGAAGGGCTCGACGCCCTCAAGAAGGACAATCGCGGCTATGACCTCAGGCAATTGCTGATCGGCGCGGAAGGGACGCTGGGGATCGTCACCGCCGCATCGCTGCGCCTCGTCCCCGCCATCGCGGCGCGGGCGGTGGGCTGGGCCGGCGTCCGGTCGCCGGCGGACGCGCTTGCCCTACTGCGCCTGGCCGAGGCGCGGCTGGGCGACAGCGTGGAAGGGTTCGAGATCATCGCCGACGACGGCCTGGGCCATGTGCTGTCCCATATTCCCGGCGCGCGCTGCCCCATCGCCACCCGCGCGCCATGGCATGTGCTGATCGAAGTCGACCATGCCGACATGCGCGAGCCCGGTCCCGCCGAACGGCTGGAAGACGCCCTGGCGCAGGCATTGGAGCGCGGCATCGCGGTAGATGCCGCCGTCGCCGCCAACGAGGCGCAGGCGCAAGCCTTCTGGCGCATCCGCGAATCCCTGTCCGAAGCGGAACGCGCGCAAGGCCCCGCCCTGCAATATGACATCAGCGTGCCCGTCGCCCGGATGCCCGCCTTCATGGTCGAGGCGGCGGACGCGGCCGAGCGCGCCTTCCCCGGCACGACCGCCTCCTCCTTCGGCCATCTGGGCGACGGCAACGTGCATTTCCACGTCCGCGCGCCCAGGGGAACCGCGGATGGCCCGGCATGGATCGCCCGGCAGGGCCAGGCCATCAACGCCTTCGTCCATGACGCCGTGGTCGCGGCGGGCGGGTCGATCTCGGCCGAACATGGCATCGGGCAGATGAAGCGGGCCGAGCTGGGCCGCCTCTCCTCCCCGGCGCGGATCGCGGCGATGCGCGCCATCAAGGCCGCGCTCGACCCCAGGGGCATCATGAACCCGGACAAGCTCATCCCCCGCGCCGGCGAAGGCTGA